The following proteins are encoded in a genomic region of Flammeovirga pectinis:
- the recO gene encoding DNA repair protein RecO gives MIASTKGITLSSLRYRESSLIVHVYTEEFGRRDYIIKGAFSKKSNKASFYQPLNLLAMEVYENPSNNLNMVKEVQVLEPLLSFRIIPQKSMILTFITEFLEKVLREDEVGNKEIFEFLSFSMIELDKLESKWNCFTLQFMMRLSNYLGFGIENAEMLIQETDVTGYEDQSIIKAINQLLNTSYDSAPQFPLQFRRQLMDIIIKFYALQLPNFGELKTLQVLREMATISQRRKKGEVFLPHLIDYLD, from the coding sequence ATGATTGCGTCAACCAAAGGTATTACATTAAGTAGTCTTCGTTATAGAGAATCTTCTTTGATTGTACATGTGTATACAGAAGAATTTGGCAGAAGAGATTACATAATAAAAGGAGCTTTTAGTAAAAAAAGTAATAAAGCGTCGTTTTATCAACCCTTAAATTTATTAGCAATGGAGGTGTACGAAAACCCTTCTAATAATTTAAATATGGTAAAAGAGGTGCAGGTATTAGAACCACTATTATCTTTTAGAATAATACCTCAAAAATCTATGATTCTTACTTTTATTACTGAATTTTTAGAAAAGGTTTTAAGAGAAGATGAAGTAGGAAATAAAGAGATATTTGAATTTTTATCATTTAGTATGATAGAATTAGATAAGTTAGAATCTAAATGGAATTGCTTTACACTTCAATTTATGATGAGATTGAGTAACTATTTAGGATTTGGAATAGAAAATGCTGAAATGTTGATCCAGGAAACTGATGTAACTGGATATGAAGATCAATCCATCATCAAGGCTATTAATCAACTTTTAAACACATCATATGATTCAGCACCTCAATTTCCACTTCAATTTAGAAGACAATTGATGGATATTATAATTAAGTTTTATGCTTTACAACTACCAAACTTTGGAGAGTTAAAAACACTACAGGTTTTAAGAGAGATGGCAACGATATCGCAACGAAGAAAAAAAGGTGAAGTATTTCTACCTCACCTTATAGATTATTTAGATTAA
- the dnaG gene encoding DNA primase, whose translation MIPQETVEEIKRTLDIVEVVEDFVTLKKKGKSWIGLCPFHVDSSPSMYVTPSMNLYKCFSCGASGDAIKFVQEKEGLNYVESLKYLAAKYGIKIIEKKRSPEEEEKHKRRESIYVTMNYAKDFFMRTMQTSQEGKSLGLGYFKNRGYNGDTINKFDLGYSLDAWDALEKSAFEKGYTEKSLELAGLRSENEKGKKYDRFRGRVMFPIHDLSGRVIAFGARTLKKDGKPKYLNSPETEIYHKSDALYGIYHAKDALRIKDRCYLVEGYTDVISLNQSGIENVVASSGTALTEGQIKQIKRFTNNVTAVFDGDAAGLKAAIRGVDMLLEQGLNVRVVRLPEGEDPDSYCTQLGGTKFAEFLKDAETDFILFAAKLYNEEAKNDPLNKAEKVREVLMSIVKIPDTIQQEIFIKECATVFDISVDGLIKELNALTKREIERIEKEKTRARRPYENPNGAGSIGIPPSTPPPNMPSDLPPPPMDNFGDIPPPSFSPEFDIPEPHFDDVNGYLPPLGPQETVNDNKKEEPSSRSTTGNRLSKLGIHEEEFIRILLLYGSAYVDDKVGYIYEYLFNELGSMMLEDELCQQILVDYKNETAMGEVPSVNHFREKYSSEKDRKNLQRITDINEDHKPSEEWFKRHRIMIPTMDENIGRLAYNSLLHYKLTYLSDLIDQCNTGLLEAEKNGNDEKMMEALQLLTLLVQQRTDIAKELGITIKL comes from the coding sequence ATGATACCTCAGGAAACCGTAGAAGAAATAAAAAGAACGTTAGACATTGTTGAAGTTGTCGAAGATTTTGTTACTCTAAAAAAGAAGGGTAAATCTTGGATCGGACTCTGTCCTTTTCATGTCGATAGCTCACCGTCAATGTACGTAACACCAAGCATGAACCTTTATAAATGCTTTTCTTGTGGTGCTTCTGGAGATGCTATCAAATTTGTGCAAGAAAAGGAAGGTTTAAACTATGTTGAATCTCTAAAATATCTAGCAGCTAAATACGGCATTAAGATTATAGAGAAAAAACGTTCTCCTGAAGAAGAAGAAAAGCATAAAAGAAGAGAAAGCATTTACGTAACAATGAATTACGCTAAAGATTTCTTTATGCGTACAATGCAAACTTCTCAAGAAGGAAAATCATTAGGGTTAGGCTATTTTAAAAATAGAGGATACAACGGAGATACGATCAATAAATTTGATCTAGGTTATAGCCTTGACGCCTGGGACGCACTAGAAAAGAGTGCTTTTGAAAAAGGGTATACTGAAAAATCTCTAGAATTAGCAGGATTACGTTCTGAAAATGAAAAAGGGAAAAAATACGATCGCTTTAGAGGTAGAGTGATGTTCCCTATTCATGATCTTTCTGGACGTGTAATTGCTTTTGGTGCACGTACGCTTAAGAAAGACGGTAAACCAAAATATCTAAACTCTCCTGAAACTGAAATATACCACAAAAGTGATGCTCTATATGGTATCTACCACGCGAAAGATGCATTACGAATAAAAGATAGGTGTTACCTCGTTGAAGGTTATACAGATGTTATTTCATTAAATCAATCGGGAATTGAAAACGTTGTTGCTTCTTCTGGTACAGCATTAACAGAAGGACAGATTAAACAAATTAAACGTTTCACTAATAATGTAACGGCTGTTTTTGATGGTGATGCCGCTGGTTTAAAAGCCGCTATTCGTGGTGTAGACATGCTCCTTGAACAAGGTTTAAATGTTCGAGTTGTTCGTTTACCTGAGGGAGAAGATCCTGATAGTTATTGTACACAATTAGGAGGAACTAAATTTGCCGAATTTTTAAAAGATGCAGAAACAGATTTTATTCTTTTTGCTGCAAAACTTTATAATGAAGAAGCTAAAAACGACCCCCTAAACAAAGCTGAAAAGGTTAGGGAAGTACTTATGAGTATTGTCAAAATACCTGATACAATTCAGCAAGAGATTTTTATAAAAGAATGTGCTACTGTTTTCGATATTTCTGTTGATGGGTTGATTAAAGAACTCAACGCTTTAACAAAAAGAGAGATTGAAAGAATTGAAAAAGAAAAAACAAGAGCTAGACGTCCGTATGAAAATCCAAATGGAGCAGGATCAATTGGTATTCCACCAAGTACTCCTCCCCCAAACATGCCATCTGATTTACCACCACCTCCGATGGATAATTTTGGTGACATCCCTCCTCCATCATTTTCTCCTGAATTTGATATACCTGAACCTCATTTTGACGATGTAAATGGGTATCTACCTCCTTTAGGTCCTCAAGAAACAGTAAACGATAACAAAAAAGAAGAGCCTTCTTCAAGGTCGACAACGGGTAACCGTTTATCTAAATTAGGTATTCATGAAGAGGAATTTATTCGAATTCTATTACTTTATGGAAGTGCTTATGTAGACGATAAAGTTGGATATATCTATGAGTACCTTTTTAATGAATTAGGTTCAATGATGCTCGAAGATGAACTCTGCCAACAAATATTAGTTGATTATAAAAATGAAACAGCAATGGGAGAAGTTCCCTCTGTAAATCATTTCAGAGAAAAATATAGTAGTGAAAAAGACCGTAAGAATTTACAGCGAATCACGGATATAAACGAAGACCATAAACCTAGTGAAGAATGGTTTAAACGTCATAGAATTATGATCCCTACTATGGACGAAAACATTGGTAGATTAGCCTATAATTCATTATTACATTATAAACTTACGTACTTGTCAGACCTTATAGACCAATGTAATACGGGCTTATTAGAAGCTGAGAAAAATGGAAATGATGAAAAAATGATGGAAGCATTACAACTTTTAACCTTGCTAGTACAGCAAAGAACAGATATTGCAAAAGAATTAGGGATAACAATTAAGCTATAA
- the cysD gene encoding sulfate adenylyltransferase subunit CysD, whose amino-acid sequence MSNYQLSHLDELEAEAIYILREVFAQFQNPALLFSGGKDSITVAHLAKKAFYPAKIPFTFLHVDTGHNFPETIKFRDDLIKELGVRLAVGSVQEAIEDGRVIEETGANASRNALQITTLLDITEKENFDVLIGGGRRDEEKARAKERFFSHRDEFGQWDPKRQRPELWNLFNGKYSQGEHFRAFPISNWTEFDVWQYILREKIEIPSLYLAHERDVIWRDNTWLPVSEFTVLREGEKIERKKIRFRTLGDITITGGIESDADTVEKVVEEVSAMRQTERGNRSDDKRSETSMEDRKKEGYF is encoded by the coding sequence ATGAGTAATTATCAACTTTCACATTTGGACGAGTTGGAGGCTGAAGCAATTTATATACTAAGAGAAGTATTTGCTCAGTTCCAAAATCCAGCGCTTCTATTTTCAGGAGGGAAAGACTCTATTACTGTCGCTCACTTAGCGAAAAAGGCGTTTTACCCTGCTAAAATTCCTTTTACTTTTCTTCATGTAGATACAGGGCATAATTTCCCTGAAACAATCAAATTTCGTGATGATTTAATCAAGGAATTAGGCGTTCGTTTAGCAGTAGGTTCTGTACAAGAAGCTATTGAAGATGGTAGAGTTATTGAAGAAACTGGTGCAAATGCTAGTAGAAATGCTCTTCAAATTACTACACTTTTAGATATTACTGAAAAAGAAAATTTTGATGTACTAATTGGTGGTGGTCGTAGAGATGAAGAAAAAGCACGTGCTAAAGAACGTTTCTTCTCTCACCGTGATGAATTTGGACAATGGGATCCAAAACGTCAGCGTCCTGAATTATGGAACTTATTTAACGGAAAATACAGTCAAGGAGAACACTTTAGAGCGTTCCCTATTTCTAACTGGACTGAATTTGATGTTTGGCAATATATCTTAAGAGAAAAAATTGAGATTCCTTCTCTTTATTTAGCACACGAAAGAGATGTAATCTGGAGAGACAACACTTGGTTGCCTGTTTCTGAATTTACAGTACTTCGCGAAGGTGAAAAAATTGAGCGTAAGAAAATCCGTTTTAGAACATTAGGAGATATCACTATTACTGGTGGTATTGAATCTGATGCGGATACTGTAGAAAAAGTTGTTGAAGAAGTATCTGCTATGCGTCAAACTGAACGTGGAAACAGATCTGACGACAAACGTTCAGAAACTTCTATGGAAGATCGTAAGAAAGAAGGTTATTTCTAA
- the cysN gene encoding sulfate adenylyltransferase subunit CysN, with protein sequence MEILRFTTAGSVDDGKSTLIGRLLYDSKSIFEDQLEQVSATSKRKGLEHVDLSLLTDGLRSEREQGITIDVAYRYFATPKRKFIIADTPGHIQYTRNMVTGASTANLALVLVDARKGLVEQTHRHAFIASLLQIPHLVVCVNKMDLVDYDEEIFNKIQEDFKEFGAKLNLKEIRFVPISALKGDNVVNRSKAMPWYQGETLLHTLETIYISSDNNYIDPRFAVQTIIRPHSDEYHDFRGYAGRVSSGVFRVGDDVVALPSGFTSKVKSILSYDKELKEAYPPQSVTITLEDDIDISRGDMLVRPNNKPQATQDLDVMLCWMDDQPPRPRAKYILMHTTNEARCMIKDIQYKVNINTLSRIEGDKSLAMNDIARVKIRTTKPIMSDPYKSNRVTGSIILVDEATHNTVAAGMIRREK encoded by the coding sequence GTGGAAATACTAAGATTTACAACAGCAGGTAGTGTCGATGACGGAAAAAGTACATTGATAGGCCGTTTATTATATGATTCAAAATCAATTTTTGAAGACCAATTAGAGCAAGTTTCAGCAACATCAAAAAGAAAAGGTCTAGAACATGTAGACTTATCTTTATTAACTGATGGTTTAAGATCTGAAAGAGAGCAAGGAATTACAATTGATGTAGCTTATAGATATTTTGCTACACCAAAACGTAAATTCATTATTGCAGATACTCCTGGTCATATTCAATATACAAGAAATATGGTTACAGGTGCTTCTACAGCCAACCTTGCCTTAGTTCTTGTTGATGCTAGAAAAGGACTTGTAGAGCAGACTCACCGTCATGCTTTTATTGCTTCTCTTCTTCAAATTCCTCACTTGGTAGTTTGTGTAAACAAAATGGACCTTGTTGATTATGATGAAGAAATTTTCAATAAAATTCAAGAAGATTTTAAAGAGTTTGGTGCTAAATTAAACTTGAAAGAAATTCGTTTTGTACCTATTAGTGCATTAAAAGGCGATAACGTAGTAAATAGATCAAAAGCTATGCCTTGGTACCAAGGTGAAACGTTATTACATACTTTAGAAACGATTTATATTAGTAGTGACAACAACTATATCGACCCTCGTTTTGCAGTACAAACTATTATCCGCCCTCACTCAGATGAGTACCATGATTTCCGTGGTTATGCAGGTCGTGTTTCTAGTGGTGTATTCAGAGTAGGTGATGATGTTGTTGCCCTTCCTTCTGGCTTTACTTCTAAAGTAAAATCAATCTTATCTTACGATAAAGAGTTAAAAGAAGCTTATCCTCCACAGTCTGTAACAATTACTTTGGAAGATGATATAGACATTTCTAGAGGTGACATGTTAGTTCGTCCTAACAATAAACCACAAGCAACACAAGATTTAGATGTGATGCTTTGCTGGATGGATGACCAACCGCCAAGACCACGTGCAAAATATATCTTGATGCATACAACTAACGAAGCTAGATGTATGATTAAAGACATTCAGTATAAAGTAAACATCAATACATTAAGCCGTATTGAAGGTGATAAATCTTTAGCAATGAATGATATAGCTCGTGTCAAAATTAGAACAACAAAACCAATCATGTCAGACCCTTACAAGTCTAACAGAGTAACTGGTTCAATTATTCTAGTTGATGAAGCTACACACAACACAGTAGCTGCAGGTATGATTAGAAGAGAAAAGTAA
- the tyrS gene encoding tyrosine--tRNA ligase — MADIKTNLIEELQWRGMLHDIMPGTEDQLNKEMTTAYVGFDPTADSLHIGHMVSVMLLRHLQKAGHRPLAIVGGATGMIGDPSFKEAERQLLDDEAIQKNIAGMKGQLEKFLDFDCGENSAEILNNYDWFQDFSFIDFAREAGKHLTVNYMMGKESVKKRLASGTGISFTEFTYQLLQGWDFYHLYKTKNCRLQFGGSDQWGNIVTGTELIRRKAQGTAFAATCPLITKADGTKFGKTESGAVWLDPEKTSPYEFYQFWLNVGDTDAERYIKIFTFLDKEVIDQLITEHAEAPHVRLLQKRLAEEVTRAVHGQEELDIAIAASNILFGKNVTDQLKTLNERTLLQVFDGVMQSEITKADLEGMAEIADLLSTGTQNQLFASKGEAKRMIKGGGISINKAKLQGSELPKDIELLQGKYILAQKGKKNYCLIKVV; from the coding sequence ATGGCAGATATAAAAACAAATCTTATTGAAGAGTTGCAGTGGCGTGGTATGCTGCATGATATAATGCCAGGTACAGAAGACCAATTGAACAAAGAGATGACAACGGCTTACGTAGGTTTTGATCCTACTGCTGATTCTCTTCATATTGGTCATATGGTATCTGTAATGTTATTAAGACATTTACAAAAGGCAGGGCACAGACCTTTAGCTATTGTAGGTGGTGCAACAGGTATGATTGGTGACCCTTCTTTTAAAGAAGCTGAAAGACAACTTTTAGATGATGAAGCAATACAAAAAAATATTGCTGGAATGAAAGGTCAGTTAGAAAAATTCTTAGATTTTGATTGTGGGGAGAACTCAGCAGAGATCTTAAATAACTACGATTGGTTCCAAGATTTTAGTTTTATCGACTTCGCTCGTGAAGCAGGTAAACATCTAACTGTAAACTATATGATGGGTAAGGAATCTGTAAAGAAGCGTTTGGCTTCTGGTACAGGTATCTCTTTCACAGAGTTTACTTACCAATTATTACAAGGATGGGATTTCTATCATTTATATAAAACAAAGAACTGTCGTTTACAGTTTGGAGGTTCAGATCAGTGGGGTAATATTGTTACGGGTACAGAATTGATCCGTCGTAAAGCACAAGGAACTGCTTTTGCAGCAACATGTCCTTTAATTACTAAAGCAGATGGAACTAAGTTTGGTAAAACAGAAAGTGGTGCAGTTTGGTTAGATCCAGAGAAAACATCACCTTATGAGTTCTACCAATTCTGGCTAAATGTAGGTGATACTGATGCAGAACGTTATATTAAGATCTTTACTTTCTTGGATAAAGAAGTTATTGATCAATTAATTACAGAACACGCAGAAGCACCTCATGTACGTCTTCTTCAAAAGCGTTTAGCAGAAGAAGTAACAAGAGCTGTACACGGACAAGAAGAATTAGATATTGCTATTGCAGCTTCAAATATCTTATTTGGAAAGAATGTTACAGATCAATTGAAGACTTTAAATGAGCGTACTTTACTTCAAGTATTTGATGGAGTAATGCAGTCTGAAATTACTAAAGCTGATTTAGAAGGAATGGCTGAGATTGCTGATTTATTATCAACAGGAACTCAGAACCAATTATTTGCTTCTAAAGGTGAAGCAAAACGTATGATTAAAGGTGGAGGTATCTCTATTAATAAGGCAAAACTTCAAGGAAGTGAATTGCCTAAAGATATTGAGTTACTTCAAGGTAAATATATTCTAGCTCAAAAAGGAAAGAAGAATTACTGCTTAATTAAAGTAGTTTAG
- a CDS encoding LysM peptidoglycan-binding domain-containing protein — translation MQFKSIYIQFLFILFLLTTSLSSYAQDEENATLTWKDSLYTVELPEGYLMPSDTLEIVEAAPYAPWFENFDDFDTTSSILIDITDQTYDYVPNVSDSLVKERLQKMQKDIPLTYHERVRLFIDYFTVRRRDYTLSILQRKDIYFPMFERIFAEEGVPTELKYLAIIESALKPVALSRVGAKGLWQFMPRTGRAYGLKQSYQIDDRMDPEKATRAAARYLKFLHKYHGDWELAIAAYNCGPGNIRKAQRRSGKKHFWDIYKKLPRETRSYLPQYVAMAYVITYADEHNLIQDLPKYEIPAEDIFISQSVDLGKLAEQLNVCREDLVLLNPSLRFGYAPNYVKNFRIKIPEARFEYYLEHQEEILANIKYTGKGGNVGDGYYYHYVRRGESLGTIASKNRVSLSNLRAWNNVRGNTIYPGQKLKIYGNAYSPGPKTSTTSTVKKKTPTKSSGASIYHTVRSGETLGSIAKKYRVYVADIKKLNKISGSTIYKGQKLLIKEGKYKAPVTTTQSTVLTSTKTTSTSGKLMYHTVRSGETLGAIAEKYNTSASKVRQWNGISGSTIYKGQKLKIYSTSTTVSSSSTKTVKKTSSTSKYGPSAKTRYHTVKKGESITEIAKMYRVYVKDIKRVNKLSSSAIRTGQKLTIPPSPSSVLSEGKSTSTTSSSTSSYTVKSGDTLWSISQKLGVSVSEIKKLNGMKSNNLKVGQKLKLKS, via the coding sequence ATGCAGTTCAAAAGCATTTATATACAGTTTTTATTTATCTTATTTTTATTGACCACTTCTTTATCCTCTTATGCTCAAGATGAAGAAAATGCGACATTAACTTGGAAGGATAGTTTATATACAGTAGAACTTCCTGAGGGATATTTGATGCCTTCAGATACTTTAGAAATAGTAGAGGCTGCACCTTATGCACCTTGGTTTGAAAACTTCGATGATTTTGATACAACCTCCTCAATTCTGATAGATATTACAGATCAGACTTATGATTATGTTCCTAATGTATCAGATAGTTTGGTTAAAGAGAGGTTGCAAAAAATGCAAAAAGATATACCACTTACCTACCACGAAAGAGTACGTTTATTTATTGACTATTTTACGGTAAGAAGAAGAGATTATACATTATCAATTTTACAACGTAAAGATATTTACTTCCCAATGTTCGAAAGAATTTTTGCGGAAGAAGGTGTGCCTACAGAACTTAAATATTTAGCAATAATTGAGTCAGCTTTAAAGCCTGTGGCATTATCTAGAGTTGGAGCAAAAGGTTTATGGCAATTTATGCCAAGAACAGGTAGAGCATACGGATTAAAACAAAGTTATCAGATAGATGACAGAATGGATCCGGAGAAGGCTACTAGAGCTGCTGCACGTTATTTAAAATTTCTCCATAAATATCATGGCGACTGGGAATTAGCAATAGCAGCCTATAACTGTGGACCTGGAAATATTAGAAAAGCACAAAGGAGATCAGGTAAAAAGCATTTTTGGGATATCTATAAGAAGCTACCAAGAGAAACACGTTCTTACTTACCTCAATATGTAGCAATGGCATATGTTATTACGTATGCAGATGAACACAATTTAATTCAGGATCTACCTAAGTATGAAATTCCTGCAGAAGATATATTTATTAGCCAATCTGTTGATTTAGGAAAGTTAGCAGAGCAGTTAAATGTTTGTAGAGAAGATTTAGTACTCTTAAATCCGTCTTTACGCTTTGGATATGCTCCCAACTATGTTAAAAACTTTAGAATTAAGATTCCAGAGGCTCGTTTTGAATATTATTTAGAGCATCAAGAAGAAATTCTAGCAAATATTAAATATACAGGTAAAGGTGGTAATGTTGGTGACGGTTACTATTATCATTACGTAAGAAGAGGAGAGTCTTTGGGTACAATTGCTAGTAAAAATAGAGTATCACTTTCTAATTTAAGAGCGTGGAATAATGTAAGAGGCAATACAATTTATCCGGGTCAAAAATTAAAAATTTATGGTAATGCCTATAGTCCTGGTCCTAAAACGAGTACAACATCAACCGTAAAGAAAAAGACACCAACAAAGTCTAGCGGAGCAAGTATTTACCATACCGTTAGAAGTGGAGAAACATTAGGTTCTATTGCTAAAAAGTATAGAGTATATGTGGCTGATATTAAAAAGTTGAACAAAATTAGTGGGTCAACAATTTATAAAGGACAAAAGCTTTTAATTAAAGAAGGGAAATATAAAGCACCTGTTACAACTACGCAATCTACTGTTTTAACTTCAACAAAAACTACATCAACTTCTGGCAAATTGATGTATCATACCGTTAGAAGTGGAGAAACGTTAGGAGCTATAGCTGAGAAATACAATACGTCTGCATCAAAGGTTAGGCAATGGAATGGAATTAGTGGATCTACAATATATAAAGGTCAAAAATTAAAAATATACTCTACATCAACTACTGTTTCATCGTCATCAACTAAAACAGTAAAAAAGACTTCTTCTACTTCTAAATATGGTCCATCGGCTAAAACAAGGTATCATACTGTAAAAAAAGGAGAAAGTATTACGGAGATTGCTAAGATGTACAGAGTCTATGTAAAAGATATTAAGAGAGTGAATAAATTGTCTAGTTCAGCAATTAGAACAGGACAGAAATTAACTATTCCTCCATCGCCATCAAGTGTATTAAGCGAAGGAAAAAGTACTTCTACTACCTCTTCTTCTACAAGTTCTTATACTGTAAAAAGTGGTGATACATTATGGAGTATATCTCAAAAGTTAGGAGTAAGTGTATCAGAAATAAAGAAGCTAAATGGCATGAAAAGCAATAATCTTAAGGTTGGACAGAAATTAAAACTAAAATCTTAA
- the gatA gene encoding Asp-tRNA(Asn)/Glu-tRNA(Gln) amidotransferase subunit GatA: MTMYKAFEEIKTAITEGSTSCEALVKGYLARIEEKKHLNVWNEVYTEEALQKAKEVDAKIAKGNAGRLAGMVVGLKDVIAYKDHGLQASSNMLDGYVSPFSATATDRLLAEDAIIIGRQSCDEFAMGSSNENSAFGVVKNNIDETRVPGGSSGASAVAVSDDHCLVSLGSDTGGSVRQPAAFTGTVGLKPTYSRISRWGLIAYASSFDTIGVIANNVTDASLVLEIIAGQDENDATVSQKPVPAYSKTVENKPKEKLKVAYFKETVESEHLNKEISKNTFDKIEALRAEGHEVEGIEFPLLDYLLPTYYILTTAEASTNLERFDGVRYGHRTKENVDLEGLYKKSRSEGFGTEVKRRIMLGTFVLSASYYDAYFSKAQKVRRMIKESTEKILSEYDFILMPTTSTPSFEIGKYGENNLLELYLGDLYTVHASLAGLPAISIPNGEDKDGLTIGLQIMANRFEEEKMLSFSQYVSQL; the protein is encoded by the coding sequence ATGACAATGTATAAGGCATTTGAAGAAATAAAAACTGCAATTACTGAGGGTTCTACAAGTTGTGAAGCTCTAGTAAAAGGTTACTTAGCAAGAATTGAAGAGAAAAAGCACTTAAATGTGTGGAATGAGGTGTATACTGAAGAGGCTTTACAAAAAGCTAAAGAGGTAGATGCTAAAATTGCGAAAGGAAATGCAGGAAGATTAGCAGGGATGGTTGTTGGTCTAAAAGATGTAATTGCTTACAAAGACCACGGTTTACAGGCATCAAGTAATATGCTTGATGGATATGTATCTCCTTTTTCTGCAACGGCTACAGATAGATTACTTGCAGAAGATGCAATTATTATTGGTAGACAAAGTTGTGATGAGTTTGCAATGGGATCTTCTAATGAGAATTCAGCTTTTGGTGTAGTTAAAAATAATATTGATGAAACGCGTGTACCAGGTGGGTCTTCTGGGGCATCTGCAGTTGCAGTTTCTGATGATCATTGTTTAGTTTCTTTAGGTTCTGATACGGGTGGATCTGTTAGACAACCCGCTGCGTTTACAGGAACAGTAGGTTTAAAACCAACTTATTCTAGAATTTCGAGATGGGGATTAATTGCTTATGCTTCTTCTTTTGATACAATTGGAGTAATTGCTAACAATGTAACCGATGCATCTTTGGTTTTAGAAATTATTGCTGGTCAGGATGAAAATGACGCAACAGTTTCTCAGAAACCAGTTCCTGCTTATAGTAAAACTGTAGAGAACAAGCCAAAGGAAAAGCTAAAAGTAGCTTACTTTAAAGAGACTGTAGAAAGTGAGCATTTAAATAAAGAGATCAGTAAGAATACATTTGATAAAATTGAAGCTTTACGTGCAGAAGGACATGAAGTAGAAGGTATCGAGTTTCCATTATTAGATTATTTATTGCCTACCTATTATATCTTAACAACAGCAGAAGCGAGTACCAATTTGGAACGTTTTGATGGTGTGAGATATGGTCATAGAACCAAAGAAAATGTAGATTTAGAAGGATTATATAAAAAATCTAGATCAGAAGGTTTTGGTACAGAAGTAAAGCGTAGAATAATGTTAGGTACTTTTGTACTTTCAGCTAGTTATTACGATGCTTATTTTTCTAAGGCACAAAAGGTACGTCGTATGATTAAAGAATCAACAGAAAAAATTCTTTCTGAATATGATTTTATTTTAATGCCTACGACTTCTACTCCATCTTTCGAAATAGGTAAATATGGAGAAAATAATTTATTAGAATTGTATTTAGGAGATTTATATACTGTTCATGCATCTTTGGCGGGGTTACCAGCTATCTCAATTCCAAATGGGGAGGATAAAGATGGGTTAACAATTGGCTTACAAATTATGGCAAATCGTTTTGAAGAAGAAAAAATGTTGTCATTTTCTCAGTATGTATCTCAATTATAG
- a CDS encoding Sec-independent protein translocase subunit TatA/TatB → MPGGFEWIIIGLVVLLLFGAKRIPELARGLGSGIREFKDAKSQISDELEKGIKDEEKKEDK, encoded by the coding sequence ATGCCAGGTGGTTTCGAGTGGATAATCATTGGTTTAGTTGTTCTATTACTTTTCGGTGCTAAACGTATTCCGGAACTAGCTCGTGGTTTAGGAAGTGGAATCAGAGAGTTTAAAGACGCTAAAAGTCAGATTTCAGATGAGCTTGAAAAAGGCATAAAAGATGAAGAGAAGAAGGAAGATAAGTAA